From the genome of Halomonas sp. MCCC 1A13316, one region includes:
- a CDS encoding PRC-barrel domain-containing protein, translated as MKKTLLAIAIGALSVGLINGALAQDHEADLSDDARGSQAEAGGEGDQSTGETQGANDDAEIKTDPGEQATSTEPDAEQAAEDEQAAADQQAGRTAGNDTASGFEEMEPEAATLDSSIASMQVSEVEGKTIVNAEDETLGKVEKVLRHKDAGDLHAVVSVGGFWIFGASDVALPLSNMQFKGEQLVLQDIIGKDELDDLATDYDEGRYSEVDGDMTLTEAMER; from the coding sequence ATGAAAAAGACATTACTGGCTATCGCCATCGGCGCTCTCTCCGTCGGGCTCATCAACGGCGCTCTGGCTCAAGACCACGAGGCTGACCTCAGCGACGATGCCCGAGGCTCCCAGGCCGAGGCCGGCGGTGAGGGCGACCAATCTACCGGGGAAACCCAGGGAGCCAATGACGATGCGGAGATTAAGACCGACCCCGGAGAGCAGGCGACTTCAACCGAACCCGATGCGGAGCAGGCCGCCGAGGACGAGCAGGCCGCCGCCGACCAGCAGGCGGGCCGGACCGCTGGGAATGATACTGCGTCTGGCTTCGAGGAGATGGAGCCGGAAGCTGCAACACTCGATTCATCAATCGCTTCCATGCAGGTCAGTGAGGTCGAGGGCAAGACCATCGTTAATGCCGAAGACGAGACACTCGGCAAAGTCGAAAAGGTACTGCGACACAAGGACGCCGGCGACCTGCATGCCGTCGTCTCGGTGGGTGGCTTCTGGATCTTCGGCGCCTCCGATGTTGCCCTGCCGCTGAGCAATATGCAGTTCAAGGGCGAGCAACTGGTACTGCAGGACATCATCGGTAAGGATGAGCTCGATGATCTGGCCACCGATTACGATGAGGGCCGCTACAGCGAGGTGGACGGCGACATGACCCTGACGGAAGCGATGGAGCGCTAG
- a CDS encoding thioredoxin family protein translates to MTMQVDYMASAPSLEEVRSLAGVTVLEFGTPWCGYCQIAQPGLERALARRHDVHHLKVEDGPGRRLGRAFRIKLWPTLVFLQDGEEVARLVRPASGEAIEQTLEGVAA, encoded by the coding sequence ATGACCATGCAGGTCGATTACATGGCATCGGCGCCAAGCCTCGAGGAGGTACGTTCCCTGGCGGGAGTTACCGTTCTCGAGTTCGGCACTCCCTGGTGCGGCTACTGCCAGATAGCCCAGCCTGGGCTCGAGCGGGCCTTGGCGCGTCGCCACGACGTGCATCATCTCAAAGTCGAAGACGGACCGGGGCGGCGTCTGGGACGGGCTTTTCGCATCAAGCTGTGGCCCACGCTGGTATTCCTTCAGGACGGCGAAGAGGTGGCTCGGCTAGTGCGCCCTGCTAGCGGTGAAGCCATCGAACAGACTCTTGAAGGTGTAGCAGCATGA
- a CDS encoding M20/M25/M40 family metallo-hydrolase codes for MSETQKPWAEPMPQTQFTLMQRILDAPSPVGLEGAMTYSVLKPHFESFAPEGWHMHQYKGHAGVVWDTHPGRDDLFKVMLIGHADKIRMQVRSIGDDGKIWINTDAFLPNVLVGHEVKLFSEDPERPGRYRIIQGGTVEALGAIHFSDAAQREGSKGIKKEQIYLDLQIHGENKKQQVLNLGVRPGDSILFDRPIRHGFSPDTFYGAYLDNGLGCFVTAEVARLIAEAGGTEKVRILFAIASYEEIGRFGSRVLAGELEPDVVIGVDVNHDYVAAPGIGERRMQPLEMGKGFTMSVGAIASEQLNRIVEASAREHGIPMQRDIVGADTGTDGMAGVLAAIDCAATSIGFPIRNMHTISETGNTQDVLAAIHVLKYTLQALDTLPDPHRAFLDNHPRLDQAERLTHQGSAKPEEGLDGKGQEEGQQRHPS; via the coding sequence ATGAGCGAGACGCAAAAGCCTTGGGCCGAGCCCATGCCGCAAACGCAGTTCACCCTGATGCAACGCATCCTGGATGCGCCCAGCCCCGTGGGGCTGGAGGGGGCAATGACATACAGTGTGCTCAAGCCCCATTTCGAGAGCTTCGCTCCCGAGGGTTGGCACATGCACCAGTACAAGGGGCATGCCGGCGTGGTGTGGGATACCCACCCGGGCCGCGACGACCTGTTCAAAGTGATGCTCATCGGTCACGCCGACAAGATCCGCATGCAGGTGCGCAGCATTGGCGACGACGGCAAGATCTGGATCAACACCGATGCCTTCCTGCCCAACGTACTGGTCGGTCACGAGGTCAAGCTGTTCAGCGAGGACCCGGAGCGGCCGGGCCGCTACCGCATCATCCAGGGCGGTACCGTGGAGGCACTGGGTGCCATTCACTTCTCTGACGCGGCCCAGCGCGAAGGCAGCAAAGGCATCAAGAAGGAGCAGATCTACCTCGACCTGCAGATCCACGGCGAGAACAAGAAGCAGCAGGTGCTCAACCTCGGTGTGCGACCCGGCGACTCGATCCTCTTCGACCGCCCCATCCGCCACGGCTTCAGCCCCGACACCTTCTACGGCGCCTACCTGGACAACGGCCTGGGCTGTTTCGTCACCGCCGAAGTGGCACGGCTGATCGCCGAGGCCGGTGGTACCGAGAAGGTGCGAATACTGTTTGCCATCGCCAGCTACGAGGAGATCGGCCGCTTCGGCAGCCGCGTGCTGGCCGGTGAGCTCGAACCCGACGTAGTGATCGGCGTAGACGTGAATCATGACTACGTGGCCGCCCCCGGCATCGGCGAGCGGCGCATGCAGCCGCTGGAGATGGGCAAGGGCTTCACCATGTCGGTGGGCGCGATTGCCAGCGAGCAGCTCAACCGTATCGTCGAAGCCAGCGCCAGAGAACACGGTATCCCCATGCAGCGCGACATCGTCGGCGCCGATACCGGTACTGATGGGATGGCCGGCGTGCTGGCCGCCATCGATTGCGCCGCTACCTCCATCGGTTTCCCCATTCGCAACATGCACACCATCTCCGAGACCGGCAACACTCAGGACGTGCTGGCCGCTATCCATGTGCTCAAATACACTCTCCAAGCGCTGGACACCTTGCCGGACCCGCATCGGGCGTTCCTCGACAACCATCCGCGGCTCGATCAGGCTGAACGCCTGACACACCAGGGGTCGGCCAAACCCGAAGAGGGTCTCGACGGCAAGGGCCAAGAAGAGGGTCAGCAGCGACACCCTTCCTGA
- a CDS encoding SDR family oxidoreductase → MPSDQAFDPTRRHIVGGLASGVAAAAMAGPALGQQSLPSTSRAEGQGAAAGGGSLLQKQDPTEQYPSPPFPEQPQEWPGLASEMEPRPDHGEESYRGSGRLTGRKALITGGDSGIGRAAAIAYAREGADVAINYLEAEESDAREVIELVEAEGRTAVAIPGDIREESFCRELVESAVEQLGGLDILVNNAARQQWKPSISDITTEDFDATLKTNLYAMLWITQAAMPHLEAGASIINTASVVAYDPPEILLDYSMTKAAIVNFTQCLAKQVAGQGIRVNAVAPGPFWTPLQPSGGQPQENVTSFGKETPMGRPGQPVELSGVYVLLASQESSYATGQVYGATGGSGGP, encoded by the coding sequence ATGCCATCCGATCAAGCTTTCGACCCCACACGCCGGCACATCGTCGGTGGCCTGGCCTCGGGAGTGGCCGCCGCGGCAATGGCCGGGCCGGCACTTGGCCAGCAGTCGTTGCCGTCTACTTCACGAGCCGAAGGGCAGGGCGCCGCAGCCGGGGGCGGTTCCTTGCTGCAGAAGCAGGACCCCACCGAGCAGTATCCCAGCCCGCCATTTCCCGAGCAGCCGCAGGAGTGGCCGGGGTTGGCCAGCGAGATGGAGCCGCGCCCGGACCATGGCGAAGAGAGCTACCGCGGCAGCGGCCGGTTGACGGGGCGCAAGGCGCTGATCACCGGCGGCGATTCCGGCATCGGCCGGGCCGCCGCGATCGCCTATGCTCGAGAAGGAGCCGACGTGGCGATCAACTATCTGGAAGCGGAGGAGTCGGACGCCCGCGAAGTGATCGAACTGGTCGAGGCGGAAGGACGCACGGCCGTGGCCATTCCCGGCGACATCCGCGAGGAGTCCTTCTGTCGCGAGCTGGTCGAATCTGCGGTGGAGCAGCTCGGCGGACTCGACATTCTGGTCAACAATGCCGCCCGACAGCAGTGGAAGCCCTCGATCAGTGACATTACCACCGAGGACTTCGACGCCACCCTGAAAACGAACCTCTATGCCATGCTATGGATCACCCAGGCGGCCATGCCGCATCTCGAAGCGGGAGCCTCGATCATCAACACCGCTTCGGTGGTAGCCTACGATCCACCCGAAATATTGCTCGATTACTCGATGACCAAGGCGGCGATCGTCAACTTCACCCAATGCCTGGCCAAGCAGGTCGCCGGCCAGGGCATCCGAGTAAACGCCGTTGCCCCCGGTCCGTTCTGGACCCCTCTGCAGCCGAGCGGCGGCCAGCCCCAGGAGAACGTGACCAGCTTCGGTAAGGAAACGCCAATGGGCCGCCCCGGCCAACCGGTGGAACTCTCCGGCGTCTATGTGCTGCTCGCCTCGCAGGAGTCCAGCTACGCCACCGGCCAAGTCTATGGCGCCACGGGCGGCAGCGGCGGCCCGTAA
- a CDS encoding DUF3618 domain-containing protein, giving the protein MSRYQQPRVDELETDIRQSRTHLNDTLHELESRLSPAQLKRSVSAYMPARNGVGQGFFDSLSRSIREHPMPVLVTGVGLGWLMVSQLRSGSSGHSLAGNAGLPVPRGTTIPARQEAPQRMVATHMGTRQGRGIVSPHRPDVIGEATHLGTGQGWRGYVHPEA; this is encoded by the coding sequence ATGAGCCGTTATCAGCAACCCCGGGTAGACGAACTGGAGACCGATATTCGTCAATCCCGCACCCATCTTAACGACACCCTGCATGAGCTCGAGAGCCGGCTCTCGCCAGCTCAACTCAAGCGTAGCGTCTCGGCCTATATGCCCGCGCGCAACGGAGTAGGACAGGGCTTTTTCGATAGCCTGAGCCGTTCGATCCGCGAGCATCCCATGCCTGTGCTGGTGACCGGGGTCGGGCTGGGCTGGCTGATGGTCTCCCAGCTACGCTCCGGCTCGTCTGGACATTCCCTTGCGGGCAACGCTGGCCTGCCGGTGCCGCGTGGTACGACGATTCCGGCTCGTCAGGAGGCGCCGCAGCGCATGGTAGCCACGCATATGGGCACCCGGCAGGGACGTGGCATCGTATCGCCGCATCGGCCGGATGTTATCGGCGAGGCCACTCATCTCGGTACCGGCCAGGGGTGGCGCGGTTATGTCCATCCCGAGGCATGA